The genomic region GCTTTCTGAGCTCCTACCGCGCCGTGCGCAAGTACCTGGGCATGTCGCTGGATGAGCTGTATTAACCTGTTTGAACGTGCATAACAGAACATCATGCTGAGCTTGCCGAAGCATCTCTACCGCCTCGTTGCTGAAGTAATCTGATTACTACTCGGTAGAGATGCTTCGGCAAGCTCAGCATGACGTTCCTTTCCCAACCATATGGAACCTACCACCTCACAAACACCCCGCTTCGCCTTCGGGCCGCGCAACTACCGCCTGATGTTCGTGGGCCTGGCCGTGCTGGCCGCCGGCTTCATCACCATGACACTGGACACAGCCGACTACGGCGAGGGGTTTTTGGGCATCACGCTCGGCCCCATTCTACTGGTTACCGGCTTTCTGATTGAGTTCTGGGCCATTATGGCCAAGCCCGGCGGCCCGGCTCCGGTAGCGCAGGACCCCGCCACCCGCGAGACCCTGGCGCAGCAGCCCGCGCCGGCCGCGCCCGTGGCCCCGGTTGCGCCCACCTACAAGCGCTGATTGACAAGCGTAGTCAGTCACTTATATCTGTTATCCTGAGTTTGCGAAAGATCCTATCACGTTAAGCCAGCTTGCATAGCACCGGCTCGTTCACGCGTGACAAGATCCTTTGCAAACTCAGGATGACGGAATGTTCTAATTCTCCCCTGCATGAACTACTGGTACGCCCTGATTCTGGCTATCGTCGAAGGCCTGACGGAATTTCTGCCGGTTTCCAGCACCGGCCACATGATTATCGTGGCCAACCTGATGGGTATCGGCCAGCTGCCCTTCACTGAAACTTACATCACCTCCATTCAGCTTGGTGCCATCCTGTCGGTGGTGGTGCTGTACTGGCGGCGGTTTCTGCAAAGCTTCGACTTCTACGTGAAGCTGTTTGTGGCCTTTCTGCCATTCGGCATTTTGGGTTTTCTGCTGAAAGATGTCATTCAGGAACTCCTGAAAAGCGTGACGGTGGTAGCCATATCATTGGTAGTGGGCGGCGTGATTCTGCTGTTCGTGGACCGCTGGTTTTCCGGGGAGCGCAAGGCCGTAACCACACCCAGTTTGGTGCAAGCGCTGCGCATTGGGCTGTTTCAGTGCCTGGCGCTGGTGCCCGGCGTGAGCCGCTCGGCCGCCACCATCGTGGGCGGCCTGGCCCAGGGCTTCGACCGCCGCTCGGCCGCCGACTTCTCGTTTCTACTGGCCGTGCCCACCATGGTCGTCATCACGGCCTACCAGCTCTACAAGACCTACAAAGTAGACGCGCCCGGCGTCGAGGACCTGAAATACCTGCTGTTCGGCAACGTGGTGGCCTTTGCTGTAGGGCTGCTGGCCGTCAAGTCGTTCGTGAATTTCGTGTCGCGCTTCGGCTTCCGGGCGTTTGGCTTCTACCGCATCATCGTGGGCGTTATCATCCTGGTGATGATTGCGCTGGGCATTCCGATGCAGCTGATTTAACTACGTACTGAGAAGACAGTATTGAGTAGTTGGTATTGAGTACTTAGATGTAAGTCAGGAACCCTACAGGCAACCTCAGCACTAGATACTAACTACTTAATACTATCTACTCAGTACTCAATAACAACCACTCCTTTGGAAAATCCCCGCTCATTCGACTTTGAAGCCGGCGAAGTACTGCTGATGGACAAGCCGCTCACCTGGACGTCGTTTGACGTGGTGCGCAAGGTGAAGAACACGCTGCGCATCAAGAAAATCGGGCATGCCGGCACCCTCGACCCACTGGCTACCGGCCTGCTGATCATGTGCACCGGCAAGAAAACCAAGGAAATTGACCTGATTCAGGCCCAGGAAAAGGAGTACACTGGCACCTTCCGCCTCGGCCAGACCACGCCCAGCTTCGACCTGGAAACGCCCGTGGATGCCGAGCTGCCGTACGCCCACCTCACCGACGACGAAATCCGGGCCGCCACCGCGCAGTTCGTGGGCCTGATTACCCAGACGCCGCCGCTGTTTTCGGCGGTGAAAGTGAACGGCGAGCGGGCCTACGAAGTGGCCCGCCGCGGCGGTGAGGCCGAAATCAAGAGCAAGCAGGTCACCATCCGCGAGTTTGAGCTCACGCGCATTGAGCTGCCCGAGGTGGACTTCCGCGTGACCTGCTCCAAAGGCACCTACATCCGCAGCCTCGCCCGCGACCTGGGCGCGGCCCTGGGCTGCGGCGCCCACCTCACCAAACTGGTGCGCACCCGCATCGGCGAGTACCGAGTAGAGGACGCCCTAACCATGGAAGCCGTGGAAGCCATGCGGCCGCCGCGCCCCGAAGGCGAAACCGAACGGCCCCGCCGCCAGCGGCAGCCCCGCCCCGAGCGCCGCGCCGGCCTGGAATACTACAGCGCCAACCAAACCGATACCGCGCCATCCTCTGCCGCGCCAGACGCCACCGAATAGCTGCTGCGGGCGGCGAACGGCAGCCGGCAAACGCGTCGTATTGGCCGTCCGGCCATCAGCGAAATCACTTTAATCAGCGCAAATCAGCGATTTATGCACGTCATCCACGATCCGGCGCAATTTCCGCACCTCGGTAATGCCGTCGTGACCAGCGGCACGTTCGACGGCGTGCACGTCGGGCACCAGCAGATTCTGCGGCGCCTGTGCGAAGTAGCCCACCATAGCGGCGGGCCGGCCGTGGTTATCACCTACTGGCCCCACCCCCGGCTGGTGCTGGGGCCGCCACCCTCCCACCCCGAGCTGCTGGAGCTGCGGCTGCTCAGCACCCTGGAAGAGCGGGCCGCCAAGCTGGCCGAGTTCGGCGTCGACTACCTGCTGGTGGTGCCCTTCACCCGCGAGTTTGCGCAGTGGACTTCCGAAGAGTACATCCAGAATATCCTGCTACGCACCGTGGGCACGCACAAGCTGGTGATTGGCTACGACCACCGCTTCGGCAAAAACCGGGAAGGCGGCTTCGACTACCTCAGCCTGCACGCCGACCGCTACGGCATGAGCGTGGAGGAAATTCCGCGCGAGGACGTGGACGCCGTGGGCGTGAGCAGCACCCGCATCCGCCGGGCCCTGGAAACCGGCGACGTGGCCACCGCCAACCGCTACCTAGGCTACCCCTACCCGCTGACGGGCACCGTGGTGAAGGGCCGGCAGCTGGGCCGCACCATTGGCTGGCCCACGGCCAATATCGTGTGCGAGGAGCCGCTGAAGCTGATTCCGGCGCGGGGTGTATACGCGGTGCTGGCCACCACGGCCGCCGGCACCCACCACCCGGCCATGCTCAACATCGGGGTGCGCCCCACCATCGGCGGCGACCTGGCCCAGACCGTGGAAGCCCACCTGCTGGACTTTGAGGGCGACCTGTACGAACAGCCCCTGACCGTGCAGTTCGTAGCCCGCCTGCGCGACGAGCAGAAGTTCAACGGCCTGGATGAGCTGAAAGCTCAGCTGGCACTGGATGCCGATGCGGCGCGGGCAGCGTTTTTATAGATTTCCCGCAGTGTTTCGCAGTGAGAAACTTTACCTTTCCGCTCCCAAACATCCCACCCAATTCCTATGATCAATAAAGTAGTAGCCGGCCCGGAAGAAGCCCTGCAGGGCCTGACGGACGGCATGACCCTGATGCTGGGCGGCTTCGGCCTGTGCGGCATCCCCGAAAACAGCATCCGGGAAATTCTGCGCCTGGGCGTGAAGAACCTCACCTGCATCAGCAACAACGCCGGCGTCGATGATTTTGGCATCGGGCTGCTGCTGCAGACCAAGCAGGTGCGCAAGATGATTTCCAGCTACGTGGGCGAAAACGCCGAGTTTGAGCGCCAGCTGCTGTCGGGGGAGCTGGAAGTGGAGCTGATTCCGCAGGGCACGCTGGCCGAGCGGTGCCGGGCCGGCGGCGCGGGCATTCCGGCCTTCTACACCCCCGCCGGCTTCGGCACGGAGGTAGGCGACGGCAAGGAAAGCCGGGAGTTCAACGGCAAGATGTACCTGCTGGAAACCGCCCTGCACGCCGATTACGCCTTTGTGAAAGCCTGGCGCGGCGACACGGCCGGCAACCTCATCTTCAAGGGCACGGCCCGCAACTTCAACCCCATGATGGCTACGGCCGGCAAAATCACGGTGGCGGAAGTGGAGGAGCTGGTGCCCGCCGGCGAGCTGGACCCCAACCAGATTCACACGCCTGGCATCTTCGTGCAGCGCATCTATCAGGGCGAGAACTACGAAAAGCGCATCGAGCAGAGAACTGTTAGGGCTTAGGATTTAGGGGCATAGGTTTTAGAGTACATATTACCCAACTTACTGAACTCTACTACCCAGGCCCTGCTCCATGCTCGACTACCATTCCTTGCTGATCTGGCAGCGTAGTCATCAGCTTACACTTCTGATTTACGCACAAACCAAAGCATTTCCGCGCGAGGAACTGTTCGGCCTTGTCAGTCAGATGCGACGTTCGGCTGCCTCCATTCCAACCAACATTGCGGAAGGCTGTGGACGCGGCTCCGACGCCGATTTGGCGCGTTTTCTGACCATTGCAGCCGGCTCTGCCAGTGAACTGGACTACCAGCTGCTACTGTCTCACGAGCTTGGTTACCTTTCACCAGATGAGTGGGTATCTACAGCGAATGAACTCACTGAAATTCGGAAAATGCTTACCCAATTCATCCAAACTCTGAAAAAGCGCATTGGGGTGTTGGCTACCCCCACTAAGCCCTACGCCCCTAAGCCCTAAA from Hymenobacter canadensis harbors:
- a CDS encoding DUF3098 domain-containing protein; translated protein: MEPTTSQTPRFAFGPRNYRLMFVGLAVLAAGFITMTLDTADYGEGFLGITLGPILLVTGFLIEFWAIMAKPGGPAPVAQDPATRETLAQQPAPAAPVAPVAPTYKR
- a CDS encoding undecaprenyl-diphosphate phosphatase — protein: MNYWYALILAIVEGLTEFLPVSSTGHMIIVANLMGIGQLPFTETYITSIQLGAILSVVVLYWRRFLQSFDFYVKLFVAFLPFGILGFLLKDVIQELLKSVTVVAISLVVGGVILLFVDRWFSGERKAVTTPSLVQALRIGLFQCLALVPGVSRSAATIVGGLAQGFDRRSAADFSFLLAVPTMVVITAYQLYKTYKVDAPGVEDLKYLLFGNVVAFAVGLLAVKSFVNFVSRFGFRAFGFYRIIVGVIILVMIALGIPMQLI
- the truB gene encoding tRNA pseudouridine(55) synthase TruB, which gives rise to MENPRSFDFEAGEVLLMDKPLTWTSFDVVRKVKNTLRIKKIGHAGTLDPLATGLLIMCTGKKTKEIDLIQAQEKEYTGTFRLGQTTPSFDLETPVDAELPYAHLTDDEIRAATAQFVGLITQTPPLFSAVKVNGERAYEVARRGGEAEIKSKQVTIREFELTRIELPEVDFRVTCSKGTYIRSLARDLGAALGCGAHLTKLVRTRIGEYRVEDALTMEAVEAMRPPRPEGETERPRRQRQPRPERRAGLEYYSANQTDTAPSSAAPDATE
- a CDS encoding bifunctional riboflavin kinase/FAD synthetase — encoded protein: MHVIHDPAQFPHLGNAVVTSGTFDGVHVGHQQILRRLCEVAHHSGGPAVVITYWPHPRLVLGPPPSHPELLELRLLSTLEERAAKLAEFGVDYLLVVPFTREFAQWTSEEYIQNILLRTVGTHKLVIGYDHRFGKNREGGFDYLSLHADRYGMSVEEIPREDVDAVGVSSTRIRRALETGDVATANRYLGYPYPLTGTVVKGRQLGRTIGWPTANIVCEEPLKLIPARGVYAVLATTAAGTHHPAMLNIGVRPTIGGDLAQTVEAHLLDFEGDLYEQPLTVQFVARLRDEQKFNGLDELKAQLALDADAARAAFL
- a CDS encoding CoA transferase subunit A; this translates as MINKVVAGPEEALQGLTDGMTLMLGGFGLCGIPENSIREILRLGVKNLTCISNNAGVDDFGIGLLLQTKQVRKMISSYVGENAEFERQLLSGELEVELIPQGTLAERCRAGGAGIPAFYTPAGFGTEVGDGKESREFNGKMYLLETALHADYAFVKAWRGDTAGNLIFKGTARNFNPMMATAGKITVAEVEELVPAGELDPNQIHTPGIFVQRIYQGENYEKRIEQRTVRA
- a CDS encoding four helix bundle protein produces the protein MLDYHSLLIWQRSHQLTLLIYAQTKAFPREELFGLVSQMRRSAASIPTNIAEGCGRGSDADLARFLTIAAGSASELDYQLLLSHELGYLSPDEWVSTANELTEIRKMLTQFIQTLKKRIGVLATPTKPYAPKP